The following coding sequences are from one Sylvia atricapilla isolate bSylAtr1 chromosome 23, bSylAtr1.pri, whole genome shotgun sequence window:
- the B3GAT1 gene encoding galactosylgalactosylxylosylprotein 3-beta-glucuronosyltransferase 1 isoform X5 — MDDGGDPQRDLAAGLDSKEYCLSDRDIVEVVRTEYVYTRPPPWSDTLPTIHVVTPTYSRPVQKAELTRLANTLLHVPNLHWILVEDSQRRTPLITRLLRDTGLNYTHLNVETPRNYKLRGDMRDPRIPRGTMQRNLALRWLRETFNKNNSQPGIVYFADDDNTYSLELFEEMRSTRKVSVWPVAFVGGLRYESPKVNAAGKVYGWKTVFDPHRPFAIDMAGFAVNLRLILQRPQAYFKLRGVKGGYQESSLLRELVTLSDLEPRAANCTKILVWHTRTEKPVLVNEGKKGFTDPNVEI; from the exons ATGATGGTGGTGACCCCCAGCGTGATCTCGCTGCAGGCTTGGACTCCAAGGAATACTGCCTGTCGGACCGGGACATTGTGGAGGTGGTGAGGACAGAGTACGTTTACACGCGGCCGCCCCCGTGGTCGGACACGCTGCCCACCATCCACGTGGTGACCCCCACCTACAGCCGGCCCGTGCAGAAGGCAGAGCTGACCAGGTTGGCCAACACGCTCCTGCACGTCCCCAACCTTCACTGGATCCTGGTGGAGGATTCCCAGCGCCGCACGCCGCTCATCACCCGCCTGCTGCGGGACACGGGGCTCAACTACACCCACCTGAACGTGGAGACGCCCCGCAACTACAAACTGCGAGGGGACATGAGGGACCCCCGCATCCCCCGCGGCACCATGCAGAGGAACCTGGCCCTCAGGTGGCTGAGAGAGACCTTTAACAAAAACAACAGCCAGCCCGGGATTGTTTACTTCGCTGATGATGATAACACCTACAGCCTGGAGCTCTTCGAGGAG ATGCGCAGCACCAGGAAGGTGTCGGTGTGGCCCGTGGCCTTCGTGGGCGGCCTGCGCTACGAGTCCCCCAAGGTGAACGCTGCGGGGAAGGTGTACGGCTGGAAAACCGTGTTCGACCCGCACCGGCCCTTCGCCATCGACATGGCCGGCTTCGCCGTCAACCTGCGCCTCATCCTGCAGCGGCCACAGGCATACTTCAAACTGCGCGGCGTCAAGGGCGGCTACCAGGAGAGCAGCCTGCTCCGCGAGCTGGTCACCCTCAGCGACCTCGAGCCCAGGGCCGCCAACTGCACTAAG ATTTTAGTCTGGCACACAAGGACAGAGAAGCCTGTGCTGGTGAACGAGGGCAAGAAAGGATTCACAGATCCCAACGTGGAAATCTGA
- the B3GAT1 gene encoding galactosylgalactosylxylosylprotein 3-beta-glucuronosyltransferase 1 isoform X6: MGLDSKEYCLSDRDIVEVVRTEYVYTRPPPWSDTLPTIHVVTPTYSRPVQKAELTRLANTLLHVPNLHWILVEDSQRRTPLITRLLRDTGLNYTHLNVETPRNYKLRGDMRDPRIPRGTMQRNLALRWLRETFNKNNSQPGIVYFADDDNTYSLELFEEMRSTRKVSVWPVAFVGGLRYESPKVNAAGKVYGWKTVFDPHRPFAIDMAGFAVNLRLILQRPQAYFKLRGVKGGYQESSLLRELVTLSDLEPRAANCTKILVWHTRTEKPVLVNEGKKGFTDPNVEI; encoded by the exons GCTTGGACTCCAAGGAATACTGCCTGTCGGACCGGGACATTGTGGAGGTGGTGAGGACAGAGTACGTTTACACGCGGCCGCCCCCGTGGTCGGACACGCTGCCCACCATCCACGTGGTGACCCCCACCTACAGCCGGCCCGTGCAGAAGGCAGAGCTGACCAGGTTGGCCAACACGCTCCTGCACGTCCCCAACCTTCACTGGATCCTGGTGGAGGATTCCCAGCGCCGCACGCCGCTCATCACCCGCCTGCTGCGGGACACGGGGCTCAACTACACCCACCTGAACGTGGAGACGCCCCGCAACTACAAACTGCGAGGGGACATGAGGGACCCCCGCATCCCCCGCGGCACCATGCAGAGGAACCTGGCCCTCAGGTGGCTGAGAGAGACCTTTAACAAAAACAACAGCCAGCCCGGGATTGTTTACTTCGCTGATGATGATAACACCTACAGCCTGGAGCTCTTCGAGGAG ATGCGCAGCACCAGGAAGGTGTCGGTGTGGCCCGTGGCCTTCGTGGGCGGCCTGCGCTACGAGTCCCCCAAGGTGAACGCTGCGGGGAAGGTGTACGGCTGGAAAACCGTGTTCGACCCGCACCGGCCCTTCGCCATCGACATGGCCGGCTTCGCCGTCAACCTGCGCCTCATCCTGCAGCGGCCACAGGCATACTTCAAACTGCGCGGCGTCAAGGGCGGCTACCAGGAGAGCAGCCTGCTCCGCGAGCTGGTCACCCTCAGCGACCTCGAGCCCAGGGCCGCCAACTGCACTAAG ATTTTAGTCTGGCACACAAGGACAGAGAAGCCTGTGCTGGTGAACGAGGGCAAGAAAGGATTCACAGATCCCAACGTGGAAATCTGA